A DNA window from Paenibacillus sp. HWE-109 contains the following coding sequences:
- a CDS encoding TIGR03943 family putative permease subunit: MPKKWNIKALHHFIKSGILAGFAGVLLKLLLTGDMLLYIAPHLMLYVDIAVCGLVIMTAFQIYVALLSLKKNVVVCDCGHDHSHSHSHSHSHEPSRSSWLHVGIYSLFIFPLILATILPNTALAGSMAQGKGMNVSGISAKGKDGPVELVSMKGGVDPAVQNMFKTNVYNRDYAKLGMRLYNQEMIEMKDQWFIEKLQAINTFVDNFQGKSIKITGFVYREEGLPASQFIIGRMAMTHCIADISPYGIITETPDAGQYPNDTWLTITGTIDHTEYHGQKVMKINIEQIEPAVANAVPYVYPDWNFASEL; this comes from the coding sequence ATGCCGAAAAAATGGAACATAAAAGCCCTCCATCATTTTATCAAGTCCGGCATTCTTGCAGGGTTTGCAGGAGTCTTGCTGAAGCTGCTCCTTACAGGGGACATGCTGCTGTATATCGCGCCGCACTTAATGCTCTATGTCGACATCGCAGTGTGCGGCTTAGTGATCATGACTGCGTTTCAAATCTATGTCGCTTTACTGTCTCTTAAGAAAAATGTCGTTGTCTGCGATTGCGGGCATGATCATTCCCATAGTCATTCCCATAGTCATTCTCATGAGCCTTCGCGCTCTTCTTGGTTGCATGTAGGGATTTACAGCCTATTTATTTTTCCGCTTATTTTGGCAACGATCTTGCCGAACACAGCTCTAGCCGGTTCAATGGCTCAAGGCAAAGGGATGAATGTTAGCGGCATTTCGGCCAAAGGGAAAGACGGCCCTGTTGAATTGGTCAGCATGAAGGGCGGTGTAGATCCGGCTGTACAAAATATGTTCAAAACGAACGTGTACAATCGCGATTACGCAAAACTGGGCATGCGCTTGTACAATCAGGAAATGATTGAAATGAAAGATCAATGGTTTATCGAAAAGCTGCAAGCAATCAATACCTTTGTGGATAACTTTCAAGGGAAGAGTATCAAAATTACAGGTTTTGTTTATCGCGAAGAAGGACTTCCTGCCTCCCAATTTATTATTGGACGTATGGCGATGACGCATTGTATAGCGGACATCTCCCCTTATGGGATCATTACGGAGACACCGGATGCGGGCCAGTATCCGAACGATACGTGGCTAACCATTACAGGAACGATTGATCACACAGAATATCATGGGCAGAAAGTAATGAAGATTAACATTGAGCAAATTGAACCGGCAGTGGCTAATGCAGTTCCTTACGTGTATCCGGATTGGAATTTTGCCTCTGAATTGTAA
- a CDS encoding cupredoxin domain-containing protein, with protein MALSIGSLVLIGLGLSYFLTNLYKWNAALSKLAGKTIITLLAAIAGLSVGMLSIQMFAYQVYLSLSLSIFLMLVLGYMAGRLWGVYAIWNTVLTGILGAIVGVRCGMTFYLSGKVMFVTDVIVMILLFLLLKGMEWQAGLSPKTKNTKPSLFSVRIGTLCLSFIVAGAAIALFVQKDQIVVGHIGQKETQEAVYEESNDLQTVRIELNAGGFNPKNVNFKKATMIKAVFVVSALSDEGLKLKSTDLHIDAVLKKGDNVFLLNNPQPGTYTYTVGDHKATGTFTIK; from the coding sequence ATGGCGCTCAGTATTGGCAGTTTGGTTCTTATCGGTTTAGGTCTAAGTTATTTCCTTACAAATCTTTATAAATGGAATGCTGCTCTATCCAAGTTGGCTGGCAAGACGATCATCACTCTGCTCGCAGCTATTGCTGGCTTGTCGGTAGGGATGCTGAGCATTCAAATGTTTGCCTACCAGGTTTATTTATCCCTAAGCTTATCCATCTTCCTGATGTTGGTTTTAGGTTATATGGCGGGTAGATTATGGGGCGTTTACGCGATATGGAACACTGTGCTGACGGGGATACTTGGAGCTATCGTGGGTGTTCGCTGTGGCATGACCTTCTATTTATCCGGCAAAGTGATGTTTGTTACGGATGTCATCGTGATGATCCTGCTGTTTTTACTCTTAAAAGGGATGGAGTGGCAGGCGGGTCTTTCCCCTAAAACAAAAAACACTAAACCGAGCCTATTTTCAGTAAGGATTGGGACTCTGTGCCTTTCTTTTATCGTGGCGGGAGCGGCTATTGCCTTGTTTGTCCAGAAAGATCAAATCGTTGTTGGTCACATTGGACAAAAAGAGACACAGGAAGCCGTCTATGAGGAATCGAACGATCTGCAAACCGTCAGAATTGAGTTGAATGCAGGGGGCTTTAACCCGAAGAATGTCAATTTTAAAAAAGCGACCATGATTAAAGCCGTCTTTGTCGTATCCGCGTTAAGCGATGAAGGTTTAAAGTTGAAGTCGACGGACTTGCATATCGATGCCGTATTAAAGAAAGGCGACAATGTATTTCTGCTGAACAATCCGCAGCCTGGCACGTATACGTACACGGTTGGCGACCATAAGGCGACAGGCACTTTTACGATAAAATGA
- a CDS encoding HupE/UreJ family protein produces the protein MYRQLVSKGRLAVCLIALALLLVLPFKQAAYAHAYSASYATFDLTQSQTRLTFAIDELSVIELAGGDTDNNKMLDQAEFEGIRDKFADVIKPQLTLKIGGQIQAMQQIQSIVLDREGDASKVLLTAIYPPVLASQNISLKDTLYQNDTKTNYVNLLTIHYGTQSSTAALSAENRSWAMQLTDADFAKLPPDLQSMPAADSQKASATDAGKSVDSEVETDAISGWYSFFMLGIHHILGGYDHLLFLFSLLIARQTYKQYATMITAFTIAHSLTLTLTVLNIIAVPPSIVEPLIALSICYVAIDNMVRKSVSYRWLLTFLFGLIHGMGFADILKGMNIPKTELATDLISFNLGIETVQLIIVAIFIPLLYMMHRVKYARKIVISGSALALLLGGIWLVERVFET, from the coding sequence ATGTATAGGCAATTAGTGTCTAAAGGCCGGTTGGCGGTGTGTTTGATCGCCTTAGCTTTGCTTTTAGTCCTGCCATTCAAGCAAGCGGCTTATGCCCATGCGTATAGTGCAAGTTATGCTACGTTCGATCTAACCCAATCACAAACCCGCTTAACGTTTGCCATCGATGAGCTCTCTGTTATCGAATTGGCCGGTGGGGATACAGATAACAACAAGATGCTGGACCAAGCGGAGTTTGAGGGAATTCGCGATAAATTTGCAGATGTCATTAAACCTCAATTAACGCTGAAAATCGGTGGTCAAATTCAGGCTATGCAGCAAATTCAAAGCATTGTACTTGATCGGGAAGGCGATGCCTCCAAAGTGCTGCTAACTGCGATCTATCCGCCAGTACTCGCGTCACAGAACATTTCATTGAAGGATACCCTGTATCAAAATGATACGAAAACGAATTATGTTAATTTATTGACGATTCATTACGGGACGCAGAGCAGCACAGCGGCCTTGTCGGCAGAGAACCGCAGCTGGGCGATGCAGTTGACGGATGCGGATTTTGCCAAATTGCCGCCGGATCTACAAAGCATGCCAGCTGCTGATTCTCAGAAAGCTTCGGCCACAGACGCAGGGAAATCGGTCGATAGCGAAGTGGAAACGGACGCGATATCCGGCTGGTACTCCTTTTTTATGCTGGGCATCCATCATATTCTTGGCGGTTATGACCATTTGCTGTTCTTATTTTCATTGCTTATCGCCAGACAAACTTACAAGCAGTACGCCACTATGATTACGGCTTTTACAATCGCTCACAGTCTTACGTTAACCCTTACTGTCCTAAATATTATCGCAGTTCCTCCTTCTATCGTGGAGCCGCTTATTGCGCTAAGCATTTGCTATGTGGCCATTGATAATATGGTACGCAAATCCGTTAGTTATCGCTGGCTGCTCACGTTTTTATTTGGCTTGATTCATGGTATGGGCTTTGCTGATATTTTGAAAGGGATGAACATTCCTAAGACCGAGCTGGCTACGGATTTAATCAGCTTTAACCTAGGGATCGAAACCGTGCAGCTGATCATCGTGGCTATCTTCATTCCGCTTTTGTACATGATGCACCGGGTCAAATATGCGAGGAAGATTGTGATTTCCGGATCTGCGCTGGCTTTGTTGCTAGGCGGGATCTGGCTGGTCGAAAGAGTGTTCGAAACGTAA
- a CDS encoding permease, translating into MAVTKKTNKSNANLFALLFLLGIVSLDVFTYESPGSVLSSPKLQVFKTVFISMIIEAMPFILIGVFVSALLQVYVSEQMIRKMIPRHPVLGILTASVLGIIFPICECGMVPAIRKLIRKGMPVHVATTFILVGPILNPVVFWSTWTAFRNRPEMAFSRMGLAFLCALLIGLIVYRFAKGNPLRQTASDLHSHDHEEDHSHTHASNKVVSVMGHAIEEFFEMGKYLLFGACLVAVLITFISQESLVSLGQGAWSSNFMMMGLGFLLSLCSTSDAFVAQSFMTTFSKGSLIAFLVFGPMLNLKGLLMMLAVFKTKFVVLLSLLVFVFVYAGSIILEFTVLK; encoded by the coding sequence ATGGCAGTAACGAAAAAAACAAACAAGTCCAATGCTAACCTATTTGCTCTACTGTTTCTTCTAGGCATCGTTTCTCTCGATGTGTTTACGTATGAATCGCCTGGGTCTGTCCTAAGCAGTCCCAAGCTCCAAGTGTTCAAGACGGTGTTCATTTCCATGATCATCGAGGCGATGCCGTTTATTTTGATAGGCGTGTTTGTATCCGCGCTTTTGCAGGTGTATGTATCGGAGCAAATGATCCGCAAAATGATTCCTCGCCATCCTGTGCTGGGCATTCTAACGGCCAGCGTACTTGGTATCATCTTTCCCATTTGCGAATGCGGCATGGTACCAGCGATCCGCAAGCTGATTCGCAAAGGTATGCCCGTTCATGTGGCGACAACGTTTATTCTTGTCGGTCCTATCTTGAATCCGGTTGTGTTCTGGTCCACTTGGACAGCTTTCCGCAATCGGCCGGAAATGGCCTTTTCACGTATGGGACTGGCGTTCCTATGTGCCCTGCTCATCGGGCTGATCGTATATCGGTTTGCAAAAGGCAACCCGCTGCGTCAAACAGCAAGCGATCTGCACAGTCATGATCACGAAGAGGATCATTCTCATACACATGCAAGCAATAAAGTTGTAAGTGTCATGGGTCATGCAATTGAAGAATTTTTTGAAATGGGCAAATATTTATTGTTCGGCGCGTGTCTGGTTGCCGTCTTGATAACTTTCATCAGCCAAGAAAGCTTGGTATCACTTGGACAAGGCGCATGGAGCTCCAACTTCATGATGATGGGTCTCGGCTTTCTCCTGTCATTATGCTCAACCTCGGATGCCTTTGTCGCTCAATCGTTCATGACTACCTTCTCCAAAGGATCGTTGATTGCCTTTTTGGTCTTTGGGCCGATGCTGAATCTCAAAGGTCTTCTCATGATGCTGGCCGTATTTAAAACAAAATTTGTTGTTCTATTAAGTCTGTTAGTTTTTGTATTCGTCTATGCAGGCTCTATCATTCTAGAATTTACAGTACTGAAATGA